A window of Syngnathoides biaculeatus isolate LvHL_M chromosome 9, ASM1980259v1, whole genome shotgun sequence contains these coding sequences:
- the LOC133505805 gene encoding ras-related protein Rap-2b-like — MSLMVKEKTQVRLVFLGAAGVGKTALIRRFLQDTFEVKHRRTVEELHRREYDVGGGAKITVEILDTSGSYSFPAMRKLSIQNSDAFALVYAVDDPESLEAVKSLRDEILEIKEDKYTPIVVVGNKTDRAGERRVSADDVLSTVEMDWNNSYLEASAKDNANVVEVFKELLQQTNLPSRLSPALRRRRETFPKHAGFRPPMNKTNSCVVS, encoded by the coding sequence atgtcactgatggtgaagGAGAAGACTCAGGTGCGTCTGGTCTTCCTGGGGGCGGCCGGGGTGGGCAAGACCGCCTTGATACGCCGCTTCCTGCAGGACACGTTCGAGGTCAAACACCGGCGCACGGTGGAGGAGCTCCACAGACGGGAGTACGACGTCGGCGGGGGCGCCAAGATCACCGTGGAGATCCTGGACACCAGCGGCAGCTACTCCTTCCCGGCCATGCGCAAACTCTCCATCCAGAACAGCGACGCCTTCGCGCTGGTCTACGCCGTGGACGACCCCGAGTCGCTGGAGGCGGTCAAGAGCCTGCGGGACGAGATCCTGGAGATCAAGGAGGACAAGTACACGCCCATCGTGGTGGTGGGCAACAAGACGGACCGCGCGGGCGAGAGGCGGGTGTCCGCCGACGACGTGCTGTCCACCGTGGAGATGGACTGGAACAACAGCTACCTGGAGGCCTCGGCCAAAGACAACGCCAACGTGGTGGAGGTGTTCAAGGAGCTCCTGCAGCAGACCAACCTGCCCAGCCGTCTCAGCCCGGCCCTGCGCCGACGCAGGGAGACCTTCCCCAAACACGCCGGCTTCAGGCCCCCCATGAACAAAACCAACAGCTGCGTCGTGTCCTAA